A genomic segment from Microbacterium sp. SORGH_AS_0428 encodes:
- a CDS encoding DUF427 domain-containing protein: MKALLGDTVLAEAPKDDLIRIEGNWYFPPASIAEGVLVDSPTPYTCPWKGAAHYFTVTADGRELPDRAWSYPEPYPGAIEKVGADFSGYVAFWKEVEVTE; encoded by the coding sequence ATGAAGGCTCTTTTGGGTGACACGGTGCTCGCGGAGGCTCCGAAGGACGATCTGATCCGCATCGAGGGCAACTGGTACTTCCCGCCGGCGAGCATCGCCGAGGGCGTGCTCGTCGACAGCCCGACCCCCTACACCTGCCCGTGGAAGGGGGCGGCGCACTACTTCACGGTCACCGCGGACGGCCGCGAGCTCCCCGACCGCGCGTGGTCGTATCCCGAGCCCTACCCGGGTGCGATCGAGAAGGTCGGTGCGGACTTCTCGGGATACGTGGCCTTCTGGAAAGAAGTCGAGGTCACCGAGTGA
- a CDS encoding GNAT family N-acetyltransferase, whose protein sequence is MSAHDLIARQHEGPVDAASAARLASDGLRLVRLADDDDRAFDGWQAAVTRGFLGDEPTDAQRETGRGFRGHRRMIAVLDESVPQPEVPVGTLASWVGELTVPGGVVDSCAISSVTVAPTHRRRGIWRAMMEGELRTAAALGLPVASLTVSESTLYGRFGFAQAVAAASVEIDVKRAAWAGPVPSGRVDFIARERWRELAPDLFDRVRSGSPGEVEMPRGHWDRFAGTRADAEKPGHTRAVQYTAASGEITGLALYSVDENHDDFTRSSVTIAYLAAADADAYAGLWRFFIEMDLIGTVRASELAVDEPLLWMISDRRAATLTLRDHHYLRVLDTPALLSGRRYEGAGSVVLDVDDPLDLAGGRFRLTVDEEGAASVTETGDPADARLGVADLAAIFLGQVSPVTLAAAGRIDTEDPVALARLFGWHLPVRLSYWY, encoded by the coding sequence ATGTCTGCCCACGACCTCATCGCCCGTCAGCACGAGGGTCCGGTCGACGCCGCATCCGCTGCGCGTCTGGCGAGCGACGGCCTGCGGCTCGTCCGTCTCGCCGACGACGACGATCGGGCGTTCGACGGCTGGCAGGCCGCGGTCACCCGTGGCTTCCTGGGCGACGAGCCCACCGATGCCCAGCGCGAGACCGGTCGCGGCTTCCGCGGCCATCGCCGGATGATCGCCGTGCTCGACGAGTCCGTTCCCCAGCCCGAGGTCCCCGTCGGGACCCTCGCCTCGTGGGTGGGGGAGCTCACTGTGCCCGGCGGCGTCGTCGACTCCTGCGCGATCAGCTCCGTCACCGTCGCGCCCACGCATCGCCGGCGCGGCATCTGGCGCGCGATGATGGAGGGCGAGCTGCGCACGGCCGCGGCGCTCGGACTGCCGGTCGCGAGCCTGACGGTGAGCGAGTCGACGCTGTACGGACGATTCGGTTTCGCGCAGGCGGTGGCGGCCGCGAGCGTCGAGATCGACGTCAAGCGCGCTGCGTGGGCGGGCCCCGTCCCGTCGGGTCGCGTGGACTTCATCGCCCGGGAGCGCTGGCGCGAGCTCGCCCCCGACCTGTTCGACCGCGTCCGCTCGGGCTCGCCCGGCGAGGTCGAGATGCCGCGCGGTCACTGGGACCGTTTCGCGGGTACGCGCGCCGACGCGGAGAAGCCCGGGCACACCCGCGCGGTGCAGTACACGGCCGCATCGGGCGAGATCACCGGCCTCGCCCTCTACTCGGTCGATGAGAACCACGACGACTTCACGCGATCGAGCGTCACGATCGCCTATCTCGCCGCCGCGGATGCGGACGCCTACGCGGGGCTGTGGCGCTTCTTCATCGAGATGGACCTGATCGGCACGGTGCGTGCGAGCGAGCTGGCCGTCGACGAGCCGCTGCTGTGGATGATCTCCGACCGGCGGGCCGCGACGCTCACCCTCCGCGACCACCACTACCTGCGCGTGCTCGATACCCCGGCGCTTCTGAGCGGTCGTCGGTACGAGGGTGCGGGGTCGGTCGTGCTCGACGTGGACGATCCGCTGGATCTCGCGGGCGGCCGATTCCGCCTCACGGTCGACGAGGAGGGTGCAGCCTCCGTGACCGAGACCGGCGATCCCGCCGACGCGCGCCTCGGCGTCGCGGACCTCGCCGCGATCTTCCTCGGTCAGGTCTCGCCGGTGACGCTGGCCGCGGCGGGTCGCATCGACACCGAGGATCCGGTCGCGCTCGCCCGCCTGTTCGGATGGCACCTGCCCGTGCGTCTGAGCTACTGGTACTGA